In Rhodopirellula halodulae, one genomic interval encodes:
- a CDS encoding Imm39 family immunity protein translates to MSEQLLIGGVATKRGRIRPPCGPAIVAVATELNQRLAECNWLDSAPFDTVSLILRFGDAKPDSQIGAINTSHSELPVARELSMDECIERARAGTLLAYFRVETIVALTDVSRRYNLSLDLCEHD, encoded by the coding sequence TTGAGCGAACAACTCTTGATTGGCGGTGTCGCCACGAAGCGGGGACGAATTCGCCCGCCATGTGGCCCTGCGATTGTTGCCGTCGCGACAGAACTGAATCAGCGACTTGCCGAATGCAATTGGCTCGATTCTGCCCCGTTCGACACCGTCAGTTTGATACTTCGTTTCGGTGATGCAAAACCAGACTCTCAGATTGGTGCAATCAACACTTCTCACTCAGAACTTCCGGTCGCACGCGAACTATCGATGGACGAATGCATCGAACGCGCCCGTGCTGGCACCCTACTTGCTTACTTCCGTGTCGAAACGATCGTCGCACTGACCGACGTGTCAAGGCGATACAATCTGTCGCTCGATTTGTGTGAGCATGACTAG